A single genomic interval of Picosynechococcus sp. PCC 7003 harbors:
- the lysA gene encoding diaminopimelate decarboxylase: MLTAASTDNTGRQYLPQSPDVLSPNQALMPLSSTVNGQDHLVVGGCDVIELVKQYGSPLYILDEQTLRTTCRQYRDSFQKYYGGESLVIYASKAWSCMAICAIVDSEGLGFDVVSGGELYTTLKAGVSPQKIYFHGNNKSREELNFALDEGVTIIVDNFFELELLKGLTGDRQTTAKIILRLTPGIECHTHEYIRTGHLDSKFGFDPNQIEAAFELVSQAEFLNCIGLHAHIGSQIFEQQPHKDLGDVLAGWYKKAADYGLNPEILNLGGGLGIRYTESDDPPSIEAWSQNVAQSLEAACRSHGIPLPKLIVEPGRSLVGSACVTAYTVGSRKVVPEIRTYVSVDGGMSDNPRPITYQSLYRAVIANRLSAPCEETITVAGKHCESGDVVIKDAQLPMPQPGDILVVLATGAYNYSMASNYNRIGRPAAVLVNDGEAQLIIRRETLEDLVRQDCLPERLRQG; encoded by the coding sequence ATGTTAACCGCAGCCTCCACTGACAATACAGGTCGGCAATATCTGCCCCAAAGTCCAGATGTTTTGTCTCCCAACCAAGCATTAATGCCCTTGAGCAGCACCGTAAATGGCCAGGATCACTTGGTGGTGGGAGGCTGCGATGTAATTGAGTTGGTGAAACAATATGGTTCTCCGCTGTATATCCTCGATGAGCAGACCCTAAGAACTACCTGCCGCCAATACCGTGATAGCTTCCAGAAATACTATGGTGGCGAATCCCTCGTGATTTACGCATCCAAGGCCTGGAGTTGCATGGCCATCTGCGCTATTGTCGACAGTGAAGGGTTAGGCTTTGATGTGGTCTCTGGAGGAGAACTCTACACAACTCTCAAAGCTGGAGTAAGCCCGCAAAAGATTTACTTCCATGGCAACAACAAATCCCGCGAGGAGTTAAATTTTGCCCTCGATGAAGGGGTGACGATTATTGTTGATAATTTCTTTGAGTTGGAATTGCTCAAGGGCTTAACGGGCGATCGCCAAACAACAGCCAAGATTATTTTGCGCCTCACCCCCGGCATCGAATGCCACACCCACGAATATATCCGCACCGGGCATTTAGATAGCAAATTTGGCTTTGACCCGAACCAAATCGAAGCGGCCTTTGAATTAGTGAGCCAGGCTGAATTTTTAAACTGCATTGGTCTCCATGCCCACATTGGGTCGCAAATCTTTGAACAACAACCCCACAAAGATCTCGGAGATGTCCTTGCGGGTTGGTACAAAAAAGCTGCTGACTATGGTTTAAACCCTGAAATTCTCAATCTTGGGGGCGGTTTAGGAATCCGTTATACTGAGTCCGATGATCCCCCCAGCATTGAAGCTTGGTCACAAAATGTCGCCCAATCCCTCGAAGCAGCCTGCCGGAGCCATGGGATTCCGCTACCGAAATTGATCGTAGAGCCGGGGCGCTCCCTCGTCGGTAGTGCCTGTGTTACCGCCTACACCGTCGGGAGTCGTAAGGTTGTGCCAGAAATTCGTACCTATGTTTCTGTAGATGGCGGCATGTCTGATAATCCCCGCCCCATTACCTACCAATCTCTGTACCGAGCCGTTATTGCTAATCGCCTGTCTGCCCCCTGTGAAGAAACTATCACGGTGGCGGGTAAACATTGTGAGTCGGGGGATGTGGTAATCAAGGATGCCCAACTGCCCATGCCTCAACCGGGGGATATCCTCGTAGTGCTGGCGACGGGGGCCTATAACTACAGTATGGCCTCGAATTACAATCGCATCGGTCGCCCGGCAGCAGTGCTGGTGAATGACGGGGAGGCTCAATTGATCATCCGTCGAGAAACCCTGGAGGATTTGGTGCGTCAGGATTGTTTACCGGAGCGGCTACGTCAAGGCTAA
- the cdaA gene encoding diadenylate cyclase CdaA, which translates to MPDWLLNIADIALTVLLIYAAIFTRDQPTLRVIRGFLVLIIADKLASYYQLKYLAAVLDQLVRIAAVAIAVAYQSQLRQLLEKLGQGNIKGLLKTVKSHSMDPENEVLDRIVDAVKELSRSRTGALILIETSPTPIDTTDKKDFAQPGIPVYAEVSRELIQAIFYDKNPLHDGSILIRDSRIIAAKVFFKLSDKFTSRQLGSRHLAARSITERIEYCVCVVVSEETGSISLAQGGELNRPLTSSELKDLLLEYFGSGDRESVTPSLGDLGRQLKSQGEDLLKFLRQLNLPFTNKD; encoded by the coding sequence ATGCCAGATTGGCTGTTAAACATTGCGGATATTGCGCTGACAGTGCTGTTAATTTATGCGGCAATTTTTACTCGGGATCAACCGACACTCCGGGTTATTCGGGGTTTTTTGGTGCTGATTATTGCTGACAAATTAGCAAGCTATTATCAGTTAAAGTATCTAGCGGCTGTTTTAGATCAACTGGTACGCATCGCAGCGGTAGCGATCGCCGTTGCTTATCAGTCCCAATTGCGTCAACTCCTAGAAAAGCTTGGTCAGGGAAATATTAAAGGCCTTCTCAAGACTGTCAAATCCCACAGTATGGATCCAGAAAATGAAGTCTTAGATCGAATTGTGGATGCGGTTAAAGAACTTTCTCGTTCCCGTACCGGTGCTTTAATCCTCATTGAGACTTCTCCAACTCCCATTGATACCACGGATAAGAAGGACTTTGCTCAGCCAGGAATTCCGGTTTATGCTGAAGTTTCACGGGAACTGATCCAGGCGATTTTTTATGACAAAAATCCTCTCCATGATGGCTCTATCCTGATTCGTGATTCCCGGATTATTGCGGCTAAAGTTTTCTTTAAACTCTCCGATAAATTTACTTCTCGCCAGTTGGGAAGTCGGCACTTAGCCGCGAGAAGCATTACCGAACGTATTGAATACTGTGTCTGTGTCGTAGTCTCTGAAGAAACAGGCTCCATTTCCCTAGCCCAAGGAGGTGAGCTGAATCGCCCTCTGACGAGTAGTGAACTCAAAGACTTACTTCTAGAGTATTTTGGTTCAGGCGATCGCGAATCTGTAACGCCGTCCCTAGGTGACCTGGGTCGTCAGCTAAAATCTCAAGGGGAAGATTTACTCAAGTTTCTCCGGCAACTGAATCTCCCTTTCACCAACAAAGATTAA
- a CDS encoding MgPME-cyclase complex family protein gives MTTYHFALASQKFLFEEEPFEEVIKERIRHYEEQGKERDFWVVKEPAFINAPSLKEASEKTPKPCVAIISTKKQFITWLKLRLEYIYVGEFEAPSEEIPEPLKSLAA, from the coding sequence ATGACGACCTATCATTTCGCCCTTGCCAGCCAAAAATTTCTCTTTGAAGAAGAACCCTTCGAAGAAGTAATCAAAGAACGCATCCGCCACTACGAAGAACAGGGCAAAGAACGGGATTTTTGGGTCGTGAAAGAGCCCGCCTTTATTAATGCTCCCAGCCTCAAAGAAGCCAGTGAAAAAACCCCCAAACCCTGTGTGGCGATCATCTCAACGAAGAAGCAATTTATTACTTGGTTAAAATTACGGTTGGAGTACATCTATGTCGGCGAATTTGAGGCTCCCTCTGAGGAAATTCCAGAGCCCCTCAAGTCCCTAGCCGCCTAG
- a CDS encoding YbaB/EbfC family nucleoid-associated protein: protein MAQGFGLGKMKELAAAFQQAQKVQEGAKKLQEELEAMNIEGTNADGSVKVVLSGNQEPRGVKISPEAIAKGAEELSAAVSEALTDAYTKSTETMRTRMEELTSGLNLPGL, encoded by the coding sequence ATGGCACAAGGATTTGGACTCGGGAAAATGAAAGAGCTGGCCGCCGCATTCCAGCAAGCCCAAAAGGTACAGGAAGGGGCGAAAAAACTCCAAGAAGAACTGGAAGCGATGAACATTGAAGGCACCAACGCCGACGGTTCTGTAAAGGTCGTCCTCAGCGGTAACCAGGAACCACGGGGTGTCAAAATTTCCCCAGAGGCGATCGCCAAGGGTGCAGAGGAACTCTCGGCTGCTGTTTCCGAAGCTCTGACTGATGCCTATACCAAATCCACCGAAACCATGCGCACCCGGATGGAAGAGCTGACCAGTGGCCTCAACCTTCCTGGTCTCTAG
- a CDS encoding glucose-1-phosphate adenylyltransferase — MKRVLGIILGGGAGTRLYPLTKLRAKPAVPLAGKYRLIDIPVSNCINSEIHKIYVLTQFNSASLNRHISRTYNFTGFTEGFTEVLAAQQTKENPDWFQGTADAVRQYSWLLEDWDVDEYIILSGDHLYRMDYREFIQRHRDTGADITLSVVPVGEKVAPAFGLMKIDANGRVVDFSEKPTGEALRAMQVDTQSLGLDPEQAKEKPYIASMGIYVFKKQVLLDLLREGQDKTDFGKEIIPDAAKDYNVQAYLFDDYWADIGTIEAFYEANLGLTKQPIPPFSFYDEKAPIYTRARYLPPTKVLNADVTESMISEGCIIKNCRIHHSVLGIRTRVEADCTIEDTMIMGADYYQPYEKRQDCLRRGKPPIGIGEGSTIRRAIVDKNARIGKNVMIVNKENVEESNREELGYYIRSGITVVLKNAIIPDGTVI, encoded by the coding sequence GTGAAACGAGTCCTAGGAATCATACTTGGCGGCGGCGCAGGTACTCGCCTATATCCGCTAACAAAACTCAGAGCTAAGCCCGCAGTACCTCTAGCAGGCAAATATCGTCTAATTGATATTCCTGTTAGCAATTGCATTAATTCTGAAATTCATAAAATCTACGTTTTAACCCAATTTAATTCAGCATCTTTAAATCGTCACATTAGTCGAACCTACAACTTTACCGGGTTCACCGAAGGCTTTACCGAAGTACTCGCAGCCCAACAAACCAAAGAAAATCCCGATTGGTTCCAAGGCACCGCTGATGCTGTCCGACAGTACAGTTGGCTTCTAGAAGACTGGGATGTCGATGAATACATCATCCTTTCCGGTGATCATCTCTACCGCATGGATTACCGCGAATTTATCCAGCGCCACCGTGACACAGGGGCAGACATTACCCTGTCTGTAGTTCCCGTGGGCGAAAAAGTAGCCCCTGCTTTTGGGTTGATGAAAATTGACGCCAATGGTCGTGTGGTGGACTTTAGCGAAAAACCCACCGGTGAAGCCCTCAGGGCAATGCAGGTCGATACCCAGTCCTTGGGTCTTGATCCAGAACAAGCGAAAGAAAAACCCTACATCGCGTCGATGGGGATCTACGTCTTTAAGAAACAGGTGCTCCTCGATCTCCTCAGAGAAGGTCAAGATAAAACCGACTTCGGGAAAGAAATTATTCCTGATGCGGCGAAAGACTACAACGTCCAAGCCTATCTTTTTGATGATTATTGGGCAGACATTGGTACCATCGAAGCTTTCTATGAAGCAAACCTTGGCTTGACGAAGCAGCCGATCCCGCCCTTTAGTTTCTATGACGAAAAGGCACCGATCTATACCCGCGCCCGCTATCTACCACCGACGAAGGTTCTCAACGCTGACGTGACAGAATCGATGATCAGCGAAGGTTGCATTATTAAAAACTGCCGCATTCATCACTCAGTTCTCGGCATTCGCACCCGCGTCGAAGCGGACTGCACCATCGAAGATACGATGATTATGGGTGCTGATTATTACCAGCCCTATGAAAAGCGTCAGGATTGTCTTCGTCGTGGCAAGCCTCCCATTGGGATTGGGGAAGGTTCGACAATTCGCCGGGCGATCGTGGATAAAAACGCGCGCATTGGTAAAAACGTGATGATCGTCAATAAGGAAAATGTGGAGGAGTCAAACCGCGAGGAACTTGGCTACTACATTCGCAGCGGCATTACGGTAGTCCTGAAAAATGCCATTATTCCTGATGGCACGGTCATTTAG
- the murC gene encoding UDP-N-acetylmuramate--L-alanine ligase: MKTVDLNGKPFHFIGIGGIGMSALAYVLAQKKLPVSGSDQRASHITERLAAVGAHIFSQQIKENLQAFRGEPDAIESNGLPQVICSTAIGQENPEFQAAQSLGCHIFHRSDVLSALVAEYDSVAVGGTHGKTTTSSLIGYIFLVAGVDPTIIVGGEVDAWDGNARLGQSNYLVAEADESDGTLVKLRPQLGVVTNIELDHPDHYQSLDQVVAIFQTFAQQCDRLIACVDCPTIATGAVPYQVGYGLQNIEQADYWATDIHYGSTSTRATIWERGDRLGEIDLALLGAHNLSNALGAIAVARSYGIPFEPIAEALASFQGAKRRFEIRGQYQGITLIDDYAHHPSEIEVTLQAARLRAGQGRRVVAIFQPHRYSRTQAFFDEFAKAFKNADVTIITDIYGAGEKNVDSLTGEALQQAIAHQQDGDVAYYPDLQSLPTWLAPQLQTGDLVLFLGAGNLNQSIPILLAQLSANGDPELHQVPLTQCSVPD; encoded by the coding sequence TTGAAAACAGTAGATCTAAACGGAAAACCATTCCATTTCATTGGCATTGGCGGGATTGGGATGTCTGCTCTCGCTTATGTCCTGGCCCAAAAAAAATTACCCGTCTCCGGTTCTGACCAACGCGCTAGTCACATTACAGAACGCTTAGCGGCAGTGGGTGCCCATATTTTCAGTCAACAAATCAAAGAAAATTTACAGGCTTTTCGTGGGGAACCCGATGCCATTGAATCTAACGGTTTGCCCCAGGTTATTTGCTCAACGGCCATTGGCCAAGAAAATCCAGAATTTCAAGCGGCCCAATCCTTAGGCTGTCACATTTTCCATCGGTCTGATGTTTTGTCTGCCCTAGTCGCGGAATATGACAGTGTGGCGGTGGGGGGAACCCACGGAAAGACAACGACCAGTAGTTTGATTGGCTATATTTTTCTGGTTGCAGGGGTTGATCCGACAATCATTGTTGGGGGCGAAGTGGATGCTTGGGATGGCAATGCTCGCCTCGGCCAAAGCAATTATTTGGTGGCGGAGGCTGACGAATCGGACGGTACCTTGGTAAAGCTCCGTCCCCAGCTGGGGGTTGTCACGAACATTGAATTAGATCACCCGGATCATTATCAATCGCTGGATCAGGTGGTAGCAATTTTTCAAACCTTTGCTCAGCAGTGCGATCGCCTGATTGCCTGCGTGGACTGTCCCACCATCGCTACGGGGGCCGTGCCCTATCAGGTGGGCTATGGGTTACAGAATATTGAACAAGCTGATTATTGGGCGACGGATATTCACTACGGATCAACATCGACCCGGGCAACGATTTGGGAACGGGGCGATCGCCTGGGGGAAATTGATTTAGCCCTGCTGGGTGCCCATAACCTCAGTAATGCCCTAGGGGCGATCGCCGTAGCCCGTTCCTATGGCATTCCCTTTGAGCCGATTGCTGAAGCTTTAGCTTCTTTTCAAGGGGCAAAACGACGGTTTGAAATTCGCGGTCAATACCAGGGTATTACCCTCATTGATGACTATGCCCACCACCCGAGTGAAATCGAAGTTACCCTCCAGGCAGCTCGGCTCCGGGCCGGTCAAGGGCGACGGGTTGTGGCCATTTTTCAACCCCATCGGTACAGTCGTACCCAAGCTTTCTTCGATGAATTTGCAAAAGCTTTTAAAAACGCAGATGTGACCATAATTACTGATATTTATGGTGCAGGGGAGAAAAATGTAGATAGCCTTACAGGTGAAGCCCTACAGCAGGCGATCGCCCATCAACAGGATGGTGACGTTGCCTATTACCCAGATCTCCAAAGCCTACCCACATGGTTAGCACCACAACTACAAACAGGGGATCTGGTTCTGTTCCTGGGAGCTGGGAATCTTAACCAAAGTATCCCGATTCTCTTGGCTCAACTGTCTGCCAATGGCGATCCTGAGTTGCACCAAGTGCCGTTGACCCAATGTTCTGTCCCAGACTAA
- a CDS encoding pyridoxine 5'-phosphate synthase: MVSPNPRLTLGVNIDHVATIRQARRTVEPDPVAAATLAELGGADGITVHLREDRRHIQDRDVKILRQTVQSHLNLEMAPTAEMVAIALDIQPDYVTLVPEKREEITTEGGIDIVGNFARFEEVVAQLQGAGIPVSWFIDAELDQIEAAQKTGAQFIELHTGKYAEAQDSEQQQAELANLKTGAKQAIALGLRVNAGHGLTYRNVYPVACIEGMEELNIGHTIISRAVLVGLERAVREMKLAMWGQL, encoded by the coding sequence ATGGTTTCCCCAAATCCTCGCCTGACCCTCGGTGTGAATATTGACCATGTTGCGACGATTCGTCAAGCGCGACGCACAGTAGAACCAGACCCGGTGGCGGCGGCAACCTTAGCAGAACTGGGGGGGGCCGACGGCATTACGGTACACCTGCGGGAAGACCGGCGCCACATCCAAGACCGGGATGTCAAAATCCTGCGGCAAACGGTGCAGTCCCACCTGAATTTAGAGATGGCCCCAACGGCGGAAATGGTGGCGATCGCCCTAGACATTCAGCCTGACTATGTGACCCTCGTCCCTGAAAAACGCGAGGAAATCACCACCGAAGGAGGCATTGACATCGTCGGTAATTTTGCCCGATTTGAAGAAGTAGTCGCACAACTCCAGGGGGCCGGGATTCCCGTCAGTTGGTTTATTGATGCCGAGCTCGACCAAATCGAAGCAGCCCAGAAAACTGGAGCGCAATTTATTGAGTTGCACACGGGGAAATATGCTGAAGCCCAGGATTCAGAGCAGCAACAGGCAGAACTGGCCAACCTCAAAACCGGTGCAAAACAGGCGATCGCCCTGGGGTTGCGGGTCAACGCTGGCCATGGCTTAACCTATCGTAATGTTTACCCAGTGGCTTGTATTGAGGGCATGGAAGAGTTAAACATTGGGCATACCATCATCAGCCGCGCCGTTTTGGTGGGCTTAGAACGGGCCGTTCGGGAGATGAAGCTTGCCATGTGGGGACAGTTGTAG
- the murB gene encoding UDP-N-acetylmuramate dehydrogenase, which translates to MVCSPSRSQIATNVTTPGDGKSLIQAQVPLAHYTSFRVGGKAEFYAEPSTLLETEACFEWYLKHLSGFPLTILGAGSNLLISDKGIPGLTINTKKLRYYHAQEDDGILVASAGEPIARLAWNAAKRGWKGLEWAVGIPGSVGGSVVMNAGAHQGCVANQLLWLKVLNPDGTIHQLQPADLDYRYRTSNLQGGDRLVLEAAFQLEPGFDKAAVRTETNRNLRMRKSTQPYHLPSCGSVFRNPYPQAAGHLIEQTGLKGYQIGGAQVAERHANFIVNCGGAKAMDIFQLIQHVQEQVEQSWQVLLKPEVKILGDFS; encoded by the coding sequence ATGGTTTGCTCCCCTTCCCGTTCCCAGATTGCTACTAATGTGACAACCCCAGGCGACGGCAAGAGCCTGATTCAAGCTCAAGTCCCCTTGGCCCACTACACCTCCTTTCGGGTTGGAGGAAAGGCGGAATTTTATGCAGAACCCAGCACTTTGCTGGAAACAGAAGCCTGTTTTGAATGGTATCTCAAGCATTTATCGGGGTTTCCCCTAACGATTCTGGGGGCAGGCTCTAACCTTTTGATCAGTGATAAAGGTATTCCTGGCCTCACCATCAACACGAAAAAATTACGCTATTACCATGCCCAAGAGGACGATGGCATTCTCGTAGCCAGTGCAGGGGAACCCATTGCCCGCCTTGCTTGGAATGCGGCGAAACGGGGTTGGAAAGGTCTGGAGTGGGCCGTGGGCATTCCGGGAAGTGTCGGCGGGAGTGTAGTGATGAATGCGGGCGCCCACCAGGGCTGTGTTGCCAATCAACTGCTGTGGCTCAAAGTTCTTAACCCCGACGGTACCATTCACCAGCTCCAACCGGCAGATCTCGATTACCGCTACCGCACCTCTAATCTCCAGGGGGGCGATCGCCTGGTTTTAGAAGCAGCCTTTCAACTGGAACCCGGTTTTGATAAAGCAGCGGTACGGACGGAAACCAATCGGAATCTCCGGATGCGCAAATCTACCCAGCCCTACCATTTACCCAGTTGTGGCAGTGTTTTCCGCAATCCCTATCCCCAGGCAGCGGGTCATTTAATCGAACAAACGGGGCTGAAAGGATATCAAATTGGCGGTGCCCAGGTGGCCGAACGCCATGCCAATTTTATTGTCAATTGTGGTGGCGCTAAGGCCATGGACATTTTCCAGCTAATTCAACATGTTCAAGAACAGGTGGAGCAGAGCTGGCAGGTTTTACTCAAACCCGAAGTCAAAATTCTGGGAGATTTTTCCTAA
- a CDS encoding isoprenyl transferase, whose protein sequence is MVHPLPADLDPQKLPKHIAVIMDGNGRWGQQRGLPRIMGHQKGVDTIRNMLTYCQDWGIHALTVYAFSTENWRRPPTEVEFLMTLFEKVLRREIKIWAAKGIQIRFVGDLTSLPYSLQAEIQRSVIQTEHNDGIQFTVATNYGGRQELVQACRAIATKVAAGELRPSDINETLINDHLYTHGIPDPDLLIRTSGEMRLSNFLLWQMAYSEIYVTPTLWPDFDKTELHRALLAFQKRERRFGKATV, encoded by the coding sequence ATGGTTCATCCTTTGCCCGCTGACCTCGATCCCCAAAAACTTCCCAAACACATCGCTGTCATTATGGATGGGAATGGTCGCTGGGGCCAACAGCGTGGTTTACCCAGAATTATGGGGCACCAAAAAGGGGTAGACACGATCCGCAATATGCTCACCTACTGCCAAGACTGGGGGATCCATGCCCTCACGGTCTATGCGTTCTCCACCGAAAATTGGCGGCGTCCCCCCACTGAGGTGGAATTTTTGATGACCCTGTTTGAAAAGGTGCTGCGGCGGGAAATTAAAATTTGGGCGGCAAAAGGAATTCAAATTCGCTTTGTGGGCGATCTGACCTCCCTACCTTATTCTCTCCAGGCCGAAATTCAACGCTCTGTCATTCAAACCGAGCATAATGACGGTATTCAATTTACCGTCGCCACCAACTACGGCGGACGCCAAGAATTAGTCCAAGCCTGTCGGGCGATCGCCACTAAAGTTGCCGCCGGGGAACTCCGACCCAGCGATATCAATGAAACCTTGATTAACGATCACCTTTATACCCACGGCATCCCGGATCCCGATCTTTTGATTCGCACCAGTGGTGAAATGCGCCTGAGCAATTTCCTGCTGTGGCAGATGGCCTATAGCGAAATTTATGTCACTCCCACCCTCTGGCCTGATTTTGACAAAACCGAACTCCATCGCGCTCTCCTAGCCTTTCAGAAACGGGAACGCCGCTTTGGCAAAGCCACCGTTTAA
- a CDS encoding caspase family protein: MAWRRRDFLQALGLTCGALGFSSYLQPSTLNQSAQALSQFRGRKIALLIGIDHYGQDHNLGGCQQDLKIQKHLLESRFGFAATDIITLRNEQASGNGIFTTFQTDLKTRVKPEDLVFVHFSGYGTRLVTDPAAPEPMPALVLPGKSGPEAIALSTFQALIEDLNPAQGILVLDTSFDPGSRPPAAYWRPRTYPEGTAIAPAVVPETSTVKPSSSFALGRSPVIQLWAATEGITAEVQINGVMTGLFTAALGQYLSAYDPMVTVATAQANLTVRLPKDETQPATMTFLGAKTAPLYGTLPTDTLPATGKIFSQNPTGLEVYLGGFEPEILQAIAPGSELTIRTETAPIFQLSGKAGVFGQGKASTPNVTVGTALQETKRHLPRNLALKIALAEDLSRIERVDATSAFASLTNVASVSNPQDWVDYVFDGAYQLTTNSGKIVPGVVPASDNEAIKSSVSRLLPRLEQLLALKWLRLLVNETSTQLPLKLSVQRLDRFSTLLTAKTTPFSLGQSKSNPNPQPMFTVGEKGQYQLENTGTQPLFCLGFAQSPKQELLLLTSKESLKLPSATAVSPLEFTALRPPGLWTTYWIIGDRPFENFQDQATQLFGDLETIPQRLEKPLPLIQALLSDLQAIPPEGTEPNKENYVFSTTQWAGLRFTYTVVEADASS; the protein is encoded by the coding sequence ATGGCATGGCGTCGGCGTGATTTTTTACAAGCTTTGGGGTTGACCTGTGGTGCCCTAGGGTTTTCTTCGTATTTACAGCCATCTACTCTTAACCAATCTGCCCAGGCTCTCAGTCAATTTCGCGGCCGCAAGATCGCGCTACTCATCGGCATTGACCACTATGGTCAAGACCATAATCTGGGGGGTTGTCAGCAGGATCTAAAAATCCAGAAACATTTGCTAGAGTCTCGTTTTGGTTTTGCGGCAACGGATATTATCACCCTCCGTAATGAGCAAGCCAGTGGCAATGGTATTTTTACAACGTTTCAAACAGACCTCAAGACCAGGGTGAAACCGGAGGATCTGGTTTTTGTACATTTCAGCGGCTATGGTACTCGGCTAGTCACAGACCCAGCGGCTCCGGAACCGATGCCGGCCCTTGTGCTCCCCGGAAAATCTGGCCCGGAGGCGATCGCCCTGAGCACTTTCCAGGCATTAATCGAAGATCTCAATCCAGCCCAGGGGATTCTCGTCTTAGATACTAGTTTTGACCCCGGCTCCCGGCCTCCGGCTGCCTATTGGCGACCCCGCACTTATCCTGAGGGAACAGCGATCGCCCCCGCCGTTGTCCCCGAAACCAGCACCGTTAAACCAAGTTCTAGTTTTGCGTTGGGGCGATCGCCTGTAATCCAACTCTGGGCTGCCACCGAGGGCATTACCGCAGAAGTACAAATTAACGGCGTGATGACGGGGCTTTTTACAGCAGCCCTTGGGCAATACCTCTCCGCCTATGACCCAATGGTGACAGTAGCCACGGCCCAGGCGAACCTCACTGTTCGTCTACCTAAGGATGAGACTCAGCCGGCGACAATGACATTTTTGGGCGCCAAAACCGCCCCCCTCTATGGCACGCTTCCCACTGATACGTTGCCCGCAACAGGGAAGATTTTCAGCCAAAATCCCACAGGATTAGAAGTCTATTTGGGGGGCTTTGAACCGGAGATTTTGCAGGCGATCGCCCCTGGTAGTGAATTAACAATCCGCACCGAAACCGCACCGATTTTCCAACTCAGCGGGAAAGCAGGGGTCTTCGGCCAAGGGAAAGCCTCTACTCCGAATGTCACCGTTGGCACAGCGCTCCAAGAAACCAAACGTCACCTGCCCCGCAACCTCGCTTTAAAAATTGCCCTTGCTGAGGATCTCAGTCGCATCGAACGGGTAGATGCTACCAGTGCTTTTGCAAGTCTGACCAATGTCGCCAGTGTGAGCAACCCCCAAGATTGGGTAGATTATGTTTTTGATGGCGCCTATCAGTTGACCACAAACTCCGGCAAAATTGTCCCCGGTGTGGTGCCAGCCAGTGATAATGAAGCGATCAAATCTTCAGTGAGTCGACTCCTGCCCCGCCTAGAGCAATTATTAGCCCTGAAATGGCTCCGGCTATTGGTGAACGAGACCAGTACTCAACTACCCTTAAAACTGAGTGTCCAACGTCTAGATCGTTTTTCAACCCTGCTGACAGCAAAAACGACGCCCTTCAGCCTGGGGCAATCGAAGAGCAATCCCAATCCTCAGCCGATGTTTACGGTGGGAGAAAAGGGGCAATATCAGTTGGAAAATACCGGGACGCAACCCCTCTTTTGTCTGGGTTTTGCCCAAAGTCCGAAACAGGAATTGTTGTTGCTGACCTCAAAGGAAAGCCTAAAACTCCCTTCGGCAACAGCGGTCAGCCCCCTCGAATTTACAGCTTTACGTCCCCCCGGGCTCTGGACAACCTATTGGATCATTGGCGATCGCCCCTTTGAAAATTTCCAAGACCAGGCCACCCAACTTTTTGGAGATTTAGAAACCATTCCCCAGAGACTCGAAAAACCTCTACCCCTGATTCAAGCTCTCCTCAGCGATTTGCAAGCAATTCCTCCGGAAGGCACAGAACCCAATAAAGAAAATTACGTTTTCTCGACAACCCAGTGGGCGGGTTTGCGCTTTACCTATACCGTTGTAGAAGCGGATGCATCATCATAA
- the rimI gene encoding ribosomal protein S18-alanine N-acetyltransferase — MSAVALSVQLLTEQTLPQALVLDQLCFGGLWSKDGYLRELESPNSTLLIVPAPHDPNKLLGLGCLWAIVEEAHITLMAVHPEVQRQGLGQLILLGLLRDAWLRGLERATLEVKESNQRAIALYEKFGFTLAGRRKGYYQDTGEDALIMWRKGLEQPEFAIQLEAWGTTVSQRLQQHHWSWALDS, encoded by the coding sequence GTGAGTGCAGTTGCTTTATCGGTGCAGCTTTTGACGGAACAAACGCTACCCCAAGCCTTGGTTTTAGATCAACTCTGTTTTGGTGGCCTTTGGTCTAAGGATGGCTACCTGCGGGAACTGGAAAGTCCGAATAGCACCTTGCTGATTGTGCCGGCGCCCCATGATCCAAATAAATTATTGGGGTTGGGTTGTCTCTGGGCAATTGTCGAGGAAGCCCATATCACCCTCATGGCGGTTCATCCAGAAGTGCAACGGCAGGGTTTAGGGCAGCTCATTTTATTGGGCTTACTCCGGGATGCTTGGCTGCGGGGTTTAGAGCGGGCCACCCTCGAAGTCAAAGAATCAAATCAGCGGGCGATCGCCCTCTACGAAAAATTTGGTTTCACACTAGCCGGACGACGTAAAGGATACTACCAAGACACCGGAGAAGATGCCCTGATTATGTGGCGTAAGGGTTTAGAGCAGCCCGAATTTGCCATCCAATTAGAAGCCTGGGGAACTACCGTTTCCCAACGACTCCAACAACACCACTGGTCTTGGGCCCTCGATAGTTAA